The DNA sequence ATGTAATCCTGCCCAATAATAACTTTGTTGATTTCCTGTCTCAGAAGAGTAAATAAATAATTTTTTTCTTTTACTTTTTCCGTCAATTGGCGGATATCTTCAGCTTGATATATCTCTGACATAGCTTGATTTAAAATAAGTGGTAAATTTCTGATAAATACTTGCATTAATCAACACAATAAATGCCATTTTTGAGTTAAAGTTTGTTAAATATTCCGGTATTAACGCAATATTTAAAGCTATAATGCTGAATTTCTTGCCTATAAAGAAATCCATACATCTGAGATATTTCAATAGATTCCTCGATCTGTTTTGTGGTGATCCATATAAAAAAGTGCTGCAAAATTACTTTCACAACACTTTGGTTTTATCTTTTCAATTTTTGTTCAAAATCTAACTTCCAAATACTTTAAAGCTTGGTTACTGTAATGGTAAAAGTATTCTCCGGAGCATCTGTTGTATCATCATAAGCTCCTACATTGATGAAGTAGTCAATCCCGGATACAGTCGTAATTGTAAGGGTTTCAGCAGCACCGCCACCACCGTTATCCACTGTATCTGTACAGGACAGATTGCTGCAGCTTCCGCTATACACTCCAATTTGAGGGTCAAAGCTGCTTCCGGAAGGCATGGCTACTTTTATAGTATATTGACTTCCGTCTCCAGCCAGTTTGAACCATGTACCGTCATTCATTCCCGTATCACCATTGCTCGTGCAGACACTTATATTCCCTGAATTATTAGTGGTAGAGACAGCATCATCCTGAGTATAGCTGTAAGGAAACACGGAGGCAAGAAAAGCGCCTGAGCATGCATCATTAGCAGGTATTGCAGGAACCGTTTTAAACATAAATTCTGAACATCCTGAGGATTCAACATTAGCAGAAACAGCTGTTATCTTCAAATAGTAAGTCGTTCCTGTAGCAAGAGCGGCCGAAGGTGAAAAGGTTGTTCCGGATACTACCTGCTGATTAACAACATTAGCACTTCCCGGACTTGTCCCTATCAAAACCTTATAAGAATCCGCCCCGGAAACAGGGAACCATGTGATATTAGGAGACAGGGAAACATTCTGGGTATTATTTGCCGGATACATAATGAAAGGACAGGCAGGGCCGGCACTGGATGTAAGGCCAGAGATTGTAATTGCAGATTTATAGTCTGCTCTTATTCCACCCGGTGGAGCAGAAATATCTACCACACTACGATCTCCTTTATAATAAAGGGTTGAATTTGAAATATGAGAATAGACATGGAAGGCTTCATCAAAATTATTAATATCAATATTCGGAGAATTCTCTTTTGCAGCAACAACCAGATTATCAACATTATTATATGCAAAAGGTACTGTAAAAACAACCTGAACTTTATTATTATTCCTGGTTACAGTTCCTGTAAACACTTGTGTCAGCTGTGCGGCAGGAATCCAGTCTGTACCGGAAGAAAAAGCCGTTTTTGAGGTATGACCAAGATAAACAGTCCAGTTTGAAGATTCTGTAAGGGTTGAAGAAGGATCTACATAAAATGTAAGACCTGTAATATTGCCCGCTGCATTGGCATTTATTTCCTGTTTAGGATAAATCTGCTGCACATATGAGTAAGAGAAAAAACTGCTTACAGGTGCTGTCCCTACATTCGCAGCTCCAATATTGATATTGATCTGAGCGCTCACTCCTACCACTACAAAAAACAAAATTAAAAGTAAAATTCTTTTCATTATTAATAATATTAATCCGAAATATCATGCTAATTTAATAATAAATACCTGGATCACAACAATAAAAAAATATTTTCCATTATATGATTGAACATAATGAAATTAATTAAACAAAAACATGTTTTAAAATTAAAATAATTAAATATTTATCAATAAAAAAGCACAAATAACAAAAATAAAAGAAATTAAAAGTAATTTTGATACTTAATTAATATATTTACACTAAACATCAATCTATGTATAAAAGGCTATTTTTTTCAAGTATTTTCATAGCAAATCTGGCTTTATCACAAACAACGATGACGAATGTGATTTCAGATGCTGTTTACTACGATGGCTATGCGGCTACAGTATCCAAC is a window from the Chryseobacterium indologenes genome containing:
- a CDS encoding Ig-like domain-containing protein translates to MKRILLLILFFVVVGVSAQININIGAANVGTAPVSSFFSYSYVQQIYPKQEINANAAGNITGLTFYVDPSSTLTESSNWTVYLGHTSKTAFSSGTDWIPAAQLTQVFTGTVTRNNNKVQVVFTVPFAYNNVDNLVVAAKENSPNIDINNFDEAFHVYSHISNSTLYYKGDRSVVDISAPPGGIRADYKSAITISGLTSSAGPACPFIMYPANNTQNVSLSPNITWFPVSGADSYKVLIGTSPGSANVVNQQVVSGTTFSPSAALATGTTYYLKITAVSANVESSGCSEFMFKTVPAIPANDACSGAFLASVFPYSYTQDDAVSTTNNSGNISVCTSNGDTGMNDGTWFKLAGDGSQYTIKVAMPSGSSFDPQIGVYSGSCSNLSCTDTVDNGGGGAAETLTITTVSGIDYFINVGAYDDTTDAPENTFTITVTKL